One segment of Fuscovulum ytuae DNA contains the following:
- a CDS encoding LysR family transcriptional regulator, translating into MTEGQGRVTLWGIEVFLAAAEEGAISTAARRLGVSPSAVSQQLSSLESALGAVLMDRSARPLRMTPAGTMFRRHAQVILNAEAEARAELALADLSGLTTLRLGMIEDLDAEVTPQLLAELATELKGCRFLLETGASHHLQEQLSNRALDMVVAADAPTEVAEGWREVHPLLAEPFLAVAPKGADPADLPLIQYTTRHLMGRQIAAHLARQNMRIGARFELDSYTPILAMVAAGAGWTILTPLALHHAARFRDAVDLRPLPFDALGRTLSLQARAGVLRDMPGEVAVRLRRLLDRQVVQPTRALWPWLGDSLRTL; encoded by the coding sequence ATGACCGAAGGCCAGGGGCGCGTCACCCTCTGGGGGATCGAAGTCTTTCTGGCGGCAGCCGAAGAGGGCGCGATTTCCACCGCTGCGCGGCGCCTGGGCGTCAGCCCCTCCGCCGTCAGCCAACAGCTGTCCTCACTTGAATCCGCGTTGGGCGCAGTGCTGATGGACCGCAGCGCAAGGCCCCTGCGGATGACCCCGGCGGGCACCATGTTCCGCCGCCATGCGCAAGTGATCCTGAACGCCGAGGCCGAGGCGCGTGCCGAACTTGCACTGGCTGACCTGTCGGGGCTGACGACGCTGCGCCTCGGCATGATCGAGGATCTGGACGCCGAGGTGACGCCGCAACTTCTGGCGGAACTGGCCACGGAACTGAAAGGCTGTCGCTTTCTTCTGGAAACAGGGGCCAGCCATCACTTGCAGGAGCAGCTTTCGAACCGCGCATTGGATATGGTCGTGGCCGCAGATGCCCCGACCGAAGTGGCGGAAGGTTGGCGCGAGGTGCATCCCCTGCTGGCCGAACCCTTCCTTGCCGTCGCACCAAAGGGTGCCGATCCGGCCGACCTGCCCCTGATCCAATATACCACACGTCACCTGATGGGCCGCCAGATCGCCGCGCATCTGGCCCGGCAGAATATGCGCATCGGCGCACGGTTCGAACTGGACAGCTACACCCCGATCCTCGCCATGGTCGCGGCAGGGGCGGGCTGGACGATCCTAACGCCCTTGGCCCTGCACCATGCCGCGCGCTTCCGTGATGCGGTGGACCTGCGCCCCTTGCCCTTTGATGCGCTGGGCCGGACCCTGTCGCTTCAGGCCCGCGCTGGTGTTCTGCGCGACATGCCGGGGGAGGTAGCGGTGCGCCTGCGGCGTCTGCTTGACCGTCAGGTGGTGCAACCCACCCGCGCCCTCTGGCCCTGGTTGGGCGACAGCCTCCGGACCTTGTGA
- the phaR gene encoding polyhydroxyalkanoate synthesis repressor PhaR, translating to MADTDKPLLIKRYASRRLYNTETSDYVTLEDIAGFIRAGREVQIVDLKSGDDLTRQYLLQIVAEHEAKGENVLPINVLTDLVRSYTTEMQSVVPQFLAASFEMLREGQSKMMENLSAFPNPMAAMPGFEAMRKQQEVFMQAFMGGLPGWGGSGPGKEEAQTAETASKDDELAQIKRQLAELQKKLSKL from the coding sequence ATGGCCGATACCGACAAGCCGCTTCTGATCAAGCGCTATGCCAGCCGCAGGCTGTATAACACCGAAACCTCTGATTACGTGACGCTTGAGGATATCGCAGGCTTCATCCGGGCAGGGCGGGAAGTGCAGATCGTCGATCTGAAATCCGGCGATGACCTGACGCGGCAATACCTTCTTCAGATCGTCGCCGAACATGAGGCAAAGGGCGAAAACGTCCTGCCGATCAATGTGCTGACCGATCTGGTCCGGTCCTACACCACGGAAATGCAATCCGTCGTTCCCCAATTCCTTGCCGCATCCTTCGAAATGCTGCGCGAAGGCCAGTCGAAGATGATGGAAAACCTGTCAGCCTTCCCCAACCCCATGGCCGCGATGCCGGGGTTTGAGGCGATGCGCAAACAGCAAGAAGTCTTCATGCAGGCCTTCATGGGCGGCTTGCCCGGTTGGGGCGGGTCCGGCCCGGGCAAGGAAGAGGCCCAAACGGCCGAGACCGCGTCGAAAGATGACGAGCTTGCCCAGATCAAGCGGCAACTGGCCGAATTGCAGAAAAAGCTTTCGAAACTCTGA
- a CDS encoding Phasin, which produces MTKTTDFTKVMQDMMASFPVDASAMQNAFKTQAAMGEKLSKVALEAAEKSTEITAKWTKDTIAKLGDVSKAKTEPTEYTKSVTDFASAYAEMAAENMAAFAEVAKKVQMETVELMLAAGKDFSEDATAAVKKATAEVTSVAKKAAAAAK; this is translated from the coding sequence ATGACCAAGACCACCGATTTCACCAAAGTCATGCAGGACATGATGGCTTCCTTCCCGGTCGACGCTTCGGCCATGCAGAACGCGTTCAAGACGCAGGCCGCGATGGGCGAAAAGCTGTCGAAAGTGGCTCTGGAAGCCGCTGAAAAGTCGACCGAGATCACCGCCAAGTGGACCAAAGACACCATCGCCAAGCTGGGCGACGTGTCCAAGGCCAAGACCGAGCCGACCGAATACACCAAGTCGGTGACCGATTTCGCCTCGGCCTATGCTGAAATGGCCGCTGAAAACATGGCCGCCTTCGCCGAAGTCGCCAAGAAAGTCCAAATGGAAACGGTCGAGCTGATGCTTGCCGCTGGCAAGGACTTCTCGGAAGACGCGACCGCCGCTGTCAAGAAGGCGACCGCTGAAGTGACCTCGGTGGCCAAGAAGGCCGCTGCGGCTGCGAAGTAA
- the phaC gene encoding class I poly(R)-hydroxyalkanoic acid synthase yields MTTEDNDAGERLVRLNENLAKVEALSQRLVAALGRRRAVDNALHGPAPDVYMKAAAAYLAEMMQNPAKILEHQINYWGKSLKHYVEAQQTLAKGELKAPPDATPKDRRFANPLWETHPFFNYLKQQYLMNAEAISSAVDDMSTLDPADKRRVEYFTRQIVDMFSPTNFLGTNPDALERAVETDGESLVKGLENLVADIEANSGDLVVTLADREAFHVGQNLATTPGAVVYRNKMFELIQYAPTTEKVHATPLLIFPPWINKFYILDMKPANSLIKWVVDQGFTVFVVSWVNPDGSYRDVGLDDYIRDGYLRAMAETRRITGEKQINCVGYCIAGTTLSLTLAHLEKAGDTSVKSATLFTTLTDFSDPGEVGVFLNDDFVNGIERQSEQDGILSRFFMSRTFSFLRSNDLIYQPAIKSYMMGEAPPAFDLLYWNGDGTNLPCKMAVEYLRGLCQQDRFATTGFPVFGKPVTLADVKLPLCAIACETDHIAHWRGSFNGVKQMGSKDKTFILSESGHIAGIINPPSKGKYGHYTNDGPVAGTPEDWKAGATYNTGSWWPRWAEWLAARSGKKIKARIPGDSGAELLAPAPGTYVTATPSP; encoded by the coding sequence ATGACAACGGAAGACAACGACGCAGGCGAACGTCTCGTTAGATTGAACGAGAATCTCGCCAAGGTCGAAGCGTTGTCGCAGCGCCTTGTCGCGGCGCTGGGGCGGCGGCGTGCCGTCGACAACGCGCTGCATGGACCTGCCCCCGACGTCTATATGAAAGCCGCCGCCGCCTATCTGGCCGAGATGATGCAAAACCCGGCCAAGATCCTTGAACATCAGATCAATTACTGGGGCAAAAGCCTGAAGCATTACGTCGAGGCGCAGCAGACGCTCGCCAAGGGAGAGTTGAAAGCCCCGCCGGATGCCACCCCCAAGGATCGCCGCTTTGCCAACCCGCTGTGGGAAACGCATCCCTTCTTCAACTACCTCAAACAGCAATATCTGATGAACGCCGAGGCGATTTCATCGGCGGTGGATGACATGTCCACGCTTGATCCGGCGGATAAACGGCGGGTGGAATATTTCACGCGCCAGATCGTCGATATGTTCTCGCCCACCAATTTCCTTGGCACGAATCCCGACGCGCTGGAACGCGCGGTGGAAACCGATGGCGAAAGCCTTGTGAAAGGCCTTGAAAATCTGGTCGCGGATATCGAGGCGAATTCCGGCGATCTGGTCGTGACGCTGGCGGATCGCGAGGCCTTTCATGTGGGCCAGAACCTTGCCACCACGCCCGGTGCGGTGGTCTATCGCAACAAGATGTTTGAACTGATCCAATATGCGCCGACGACCGAAAAGGTGCATGCGACGCCCCTGCTGATCTTCCCGCCATGGATCAACAAGTTCTACATCCTTGACATGAAGCCCGCCAACAGCCTGATAAAATGGGTTGTCGATCAGGGCTTTACGGTTTTTGTCGTGTCTTGGGTGAACCCCGATGGCAGCTATCGCGACGTGGGGCTGGATGACTATATCCGCGACGGTTACCTGCGCGCCATGGCCGAGACGCGGCGTATTACGGGCGAAAAGCAGATCAACTGCGTGGGCTATTGCATCGCGGGGACGACCCTGTCGCTGACGCTGGCGCATCTGGAAAAGGCCGGCGACACATCGGTGAAATCCGCCACGCTTTTCACCACGCTGACCGATTTTTCCGATCCGGGCGAGGTGGGGGTCTTCCTCAACGACGATTTCGTCAATGGGATTGAACGGCAATCGGAACAGGATGGAATCCTGTCGCGCTTCTTCATGTCGCGCACCTTCAGCTTCCTGCGGTCGAACGACCTGATCTACCAGCCTGCCATCAAAAGCTACATGATGGGTGAGGCGCCGCCCGCCTTCGATCTGCTTTACTGGAATGGCGATGGCACCAATCTGCCCTGCAAGATGGCGGTCGAATATCTGCGCGGCCTGTGCCAGCAGGACCGCTTTGCCACCACGGGCTTTCCGGTCTTTGGCAAGCCTGTCACGCTGGCCGATGTGAAACTACCCCTCTGCGCCATCGCCTGCGAGACGGATCACATCGCCCATTGGCGCGGCAGCTTTAACGGCGTCAAACAGATGGGGTCAAAGGACAAGACCTTCATCCTCTCTGAAAGCGGCCATATCGCCGGGATCATCAATCCGCCGTCCAAGGGTAAATACGGCCATTACACCAATGACGGACCCGTGGCCGGCACGCCCGAGGATTGGAAGGCCGGCGCCACCTACAACACGGGCAGCTGGTGGCCACGCTGGGCGGAATGGCTGGCCGCGCGGTCGGGCAAGAAGATCAAGGCGCGTATCCCCGGCGATTCGGGGGCGGAACTTCTGGCCCCGGCACCGGGCACCTATGTGACCGCGACGCCAAGTCCCTGA
- the phaZ gene encoding polyhydroxyalkanoate depolymerase yields MRYMFTYDMMETARNTNEWLGATARAMASYPAFAMSMNPVLPLMAAWGEVTERTFGRMVAKPDWGIRSIVGPDGTDHLVDVKTVVERPFGNLVQFFVRRRAPMARKIMLVAPMSGHYATLLRSTVASLLPDADVYVTDWHNARDIPVSCGKFDVEDYTLYLVDFMRALGPDTHIIAVCQPAPLTLAATAYLAGEDPEAQPRSLTLIGGPIDPDAAATDVTDFGRRVTMGQLEQTVIQRVGFKYKGAGRMVYPGLMQLQSFMSMNAERHSKAFAEQIMRVARGEASDHDAHNRFYDEYLAVMDMTAEFYLSTVERIFKNREIAKNQFTVAGKRVDIGAITQVAVKTVEGANDDISAPGQCVAALNLLTGLPDEKKASHLEPGAGHYGIFAGKSWRLNIRPLVLSFIDANSGTPNPKKAKISLAASQ; encoded by the coding sequence TTGCGGTATATGTTCACCTACGACATGATGGAAACGGCTCGTAATACAAATGAGTGGCTTGGTGCCACCGCGCGCGCCATGGCCTCATACCCCGCCTTTGCGATGTCGATGAACCCAGTCCTGCCGCTGATGGCGGCTTGGGGTGAGGTGACGGAACGCACCTTCGGGCGCATGGTCGCCAAGCCGGACTGGGGCATTCGGTCCATCGTGGGGCCGGATGGCACCGACCATCTGGTCGACGTGAAGACGGTCGTGGAACGCCCCTTCGGTAATCTGGTGCAGTTCTTCGTGCGCCGCCGCGCGCCGATGGCCCGCAAGATCATGCTCGTGGCCCCCATGTCGGGGCATTACGCCACCTTGCTGCGGTCCACCGTCGCTTCGCTTTTGCCGGATGCGGATGTCTATGTCACGGACTGGCACAATGCACGCGACATCCCGGTGTCTTGCGGCAAGTTCGATGTCGAGGATTACACGCTCTACCTTGTGGACTTCATGCGCGCGTTGGGGCCGGATACCCATATCATCGCCGTCTGTCAGCCCGCGCCCCTGACGCTGGCCGCCACCGCCTATCTGGCGGGTGAGGACCCAGAGGCGCAGCCGCGCTCTCTGACCCTGATCGGTGGGCCGATCGACCCCGATGCCGCCGCCACCGATGTGACGGATTTCGGTCGCCGCGTGACGATGGGGCAGCTGGAACAGACGGTGATCCAGCGCGTGGGTTTCAAATACAAAGGCGCGGGGCGGATGGTCTATCCGGGCCTGATGCAGCTGCAAAGCTTCATGTCGATGAATGCCGAACGCCATTCCAAGGCCTTCGCCGAGCAGATCATGCGCGTCGCGCGGGGCGAGGCATCGGATCACGACGCGCATAACCGGTTTTATGACGAATATCTGGCCGTGATGGATATGACGGCGGAATTCTACCTTTCGACCGTCGAGCGTATCTTCAAGAACCGCGAGATTGCGAAGAACCAATTCACAGTGGCGGGCAAGCGGGTGGATATCGGCGCGATCACGCAGGTGGCGGTCAAGACGGTTGAAGGCGCGAATGATGACATCTCTGCCCCCGGCCAATGTGTGGCGGCGCTGAACCTTCTGACCGGGTTGCCGGATGAGAAGAAGGCGAGCCACTTGGAACCCGGCGCGGGGCATTACGGCATCTTCGCGGGCAAGTCTTGGCGGTTGAACATTCGGCCATTGGTGTTGAGTTTCATTGACGCCAATTCCGGCACGCCGAACCCGAAGAAGGCGAAGATCAGCCTCGCGGCCTCGCAATAG
- a CDS encoding alpha/beta fold hydrolase, translating to MNEPILLIPGLLCDARIFLPQIVHLGRSHPMHVALPVQGDTVEQMSEAILATAPPRFILIGQGLGGDVALDILRRDNGRVSRAVLISTDPLAEPPATAAAREARMVAAKAGRLKEVVTQEYPEAAFAPSEWRNEIMALLRDMALTLGEGNFLRQSRALQRRPDQQKTLRRANLPLLMIAGAEDSLIPLRRQDFAAQLAPHAKLEVIEGSGHLPTLEQPEAVTARIEAFLNGPMMLRPIARPRG from the coding sequence GTGAACGAACCGATCCTTCTGATCCCCGGCTTGCTGTGCGATGCGCGCATCTTCCTGCCGCAGATCGTGCATCTGGGGCGCAGCCATCCCATGCATGTGGCCCTTCCGGTGCAAGGCGACACGGTGGAACAGATGTCCGAGGCGATCCTTGCCACGGCCCCACCGCGCTTTATCCTGATCGGGCAGGGGTTGGGGGGCGATGTCGCGTTGGATATCCTGCGGCGCGACAATGGCCGGGTCAGCCGCGCGGTGCTGATTTCCACCGATCCCCTGGCCGAACCGCCGGCGACGGCCGCCGCGCGCGAGGCGCGCATGGTTGCGGCCAAGGCGGGCCGTCTGAAAGAGGTGGTCACGCAGGAATATCCCGAAGCTGCCTTTGCCCCGTCCGAATGGCGCAATGAGATCATGGCGCTTTTGCGCGACATGGCGCTGACGCTGGGCGAGGGGAACTTCCTGCGCCAATCTCGCGCCCTGCAACGCCGCCCCGATCAGCAAAAGACGCTGCGCCGCGCGAACCTGCCGCTTCTGATGATCGCGGGGGCAGAGGACAGCCTTATCCCCTTGCGCCGTCAGGATTTTGCGGCCCAGCTTGCGCCCCATGCCAAGCTTGAGGTGATCGAAGGATCGGGCCATCTGCCCACGCTAGAGCAGCCCGAAGCCGTCACCGCCCGGATCGAGGCCTTCTTGAACGGCCCGATGATGCTGCGCCCTATTGCGAGGCCGCGAGGCTGA
- a CDS encoding alpha/beta hydrolase: protein MRAFGKWLGRVLVLLVIAALALWFAVPRSGIDRQIAFSETNIPADVEAYINQREQAFSDIRPGDAKRILWAGTKGAKTPLAIVYVHGFSASPAEIRPVPDEVARALGANLFFTRLAGHGRDGAAMAGASAEDWLFDMAEAMAVGRRLGDRVIVMGTSTGGTLAALAATDPQLNEGLAGTVLVSPNFGIHPPAQWLLDAPLIESWGSVVAGETRSFTPINAEQARHWTTEYPTTALYPMARLIREARAADYAAAQTPALFLYAQADQVIDPSRIPPVIAAWGGQTRVELREMQGDDDPFSHVIAGDILSPGQTEPVIAIIADWARGL, encoded by the coding sequence ATGCGTGCTTTCGGGAAATGGCTGGGCCGGGTCCTTGTCCTTCTGGTCATCGCGGCGCTGGCGCTGTGGTTCGCCGTCCCGCGCAGCGGGATTGACCGGCAGATCGCCTTTTCCGAAACGAACATCCCCGCCGATGTCGAGGCCTATATCAACCAGCGCGAGCAGGCATTTTCCGACATTCGCCCGGGGGATGCAAAGCGCATCCTCTGGGCTGGGACCAAGGGGGCAAAGACGCCGCTTGCCATCGTCTATGTCCATGGCTTTTCCGCCAGCCCCGCCGAAATCCGCCCCGTCCCGGATGAAGTGGCCCGCGCCTTAGGCGCGAACCTCTTCTTCACCCGCCTCGCAGGCCATGGCCGCGACGGGGCCGCGATGGCCGGGGCCAGCGCCGAGGATTGGCTTTTCGACATGGCCGAGGCGATGGCTGTTGGCCGCCGTCTGGGCGACCGGGTCATCGTGATGGGCACCTCGACGGGCGGCACGCTGGCGGCACTGGCCGCGACCGACCCGCAATTGAACGAAGGGCTGGCGGGAACAGTTCTCGTCTCTCCGAATTTCGGCATCCACCCGCCCGCGCAATGGCTGCTGGATGCGCCCTTGATCGAAAGCTGGGGAAGCGTGGTCGCGGGTGAGACGCGATCCTTCACGCCGATCAATGCAGAACAGGCCCGCCACTGGACAACCGAATATCCGACCACGGCGCTGTATCCCATGGCCCGCCTGATCCGCGAAGCGCGTGCTGCTGATTACGCCGCGGCGCAGACACCTGCGCTTTTCCTTTATGCGCAGGCCGATCAGGTGATCGATCCCTCCCGCATCCCGCCCGTCATCGCCGCATGGGGCGGCCAGACGCGGGTGGAACTGCGCGAGATGCAGGGCGATGACGATCCCTTTTCGCATGTGATCGCGGGCGACATCCTGTCGCCCGGCCAGACCGAACCCGTCATCGCCATCATCGCCGATTGGGCGCGCGGGCTGTGA
- a CDS encoding alpha/beta hydrolase: protein MTEYLTTPQGRRIAHHRTEGQGPGIVFLGGFMSDMTGSKAMFLQDWAAAQGRAFLRFDYSGHGQSSGAFEDGCIGDWVEDALAMIKALTEGPQVLVGSSMGGWIALQIARTLPDRVKGLVGIAPAPDFTEDSMWAGFSEAQRVALMDQGRIVIPSDYSEDGYPITRRLIEDGRGRLVLRTPLSLPFPVRILQGTADTDVPVSVALRLMDHADCPDLRLTLVKGADHRFSTPECLAMIATAVNEVSV, encoded by the coding sequence ATGACCGAATATCTGACCACCCCACAGGGCCGCCGCATTGCCCATCACCGGACAGAAGGGCAGGGACCGGGGATCGTTTTCCTTGGCGGCTTTATGTCCGACATGACGGGCAGCAAGGCGATGTTCCTGCAAGACTGGGCCGCCGCACAGGGGCGGGCCTTCCTGCGGTTCGATTATTCCGGCCATGGCCAATCTTCGGGCGCGTTTGAGGATGGCTGCATCGGTGACTGGGTCGAAGATGCATTGGCCATGATCAAGGCGCTGACCGAAGGGCCGCAGGTCCTTGTCGGGTCATCGATGGGCGGTTGGATCGCCCTGCAGATTGCCCGCACCCTGCCTGATCGGGTGAAGGGCCTTGTCGGAATCGCCCCTGCGCCGGATTTCACCGAAGACAGCATGTGGGCAGGCTTTTCCGAAGCGCAGCGCGTGGCCCTGATGGATCAGGGGCGCATTGTCATACCGTCGGATTATTCCGAAGACGGCTACCCCATCACCCGCCGCCTGATCGAGGATGGGCGTGGGCGGCTGGTCCTGCGCACCCCGCTTTCCCTGCCGTTCCCCGTGCGCATCCTGCAAGGCACGGCTGACACTGATGTGCCGGTTTCCGTCGCGCTGCGTCTGATGGATCACGCCGACTGCCCCGATCTGCGCCTGACCTTGGTGAAAGGTGCCGATCACCGCTTTTCAACGCCCGAATGCCTTGCCATGATCGCCACAGCGGTGAACGAGGTGAGTGTGTGA